The following is a genomic window from Nitrososphaerota archaeon.
GCCGTAGACCCTTACCTGGACCAGCTGGTCGTCCCAGAGCTTAGTTGGGTCTCCTTTTGTCGTCTTCAGTTCGATTACCCACTTGGGAACGGACTTCTCGAACACCACCGCGTCCGGCATCCCCGCGACGTCAATGTCGAGTATCCTCCCATGAACTCCGAAGGAGGCCGTGAGGAGAGGGGCTTTCTCGACGCGTTCCACCAAATCTTTCAGCTCAACTTTCTCCATCGCCAGCACTTCTTCATGGAGGTTGGTCCCGGCCTCCTTGGCTTCGCTGGGGATATCGCCGTGGACATAGCTCTGTTCTACCTTGGCTTCACAGTAGTACTGCTGGGCTATGCTCGACACAGCCACGAAGCTCTGGTCGAACCTGTATGCCTTCCCGGCGGCAAGAGGCTCGGACATCGACTTCTTCCACTCCTCCACCACGCGTCCTCCCCTCGAGGGAGCACATCCACCCGGTAACATACTTTGAGGATGTGTCGCCCGAATCCCTCCGTCATTCTAGACGCCGTCACGTCCTGACTCACGTCGCGTCCTCGACGAGGTCAGCCAGTTGATAACACGCTGAAGTTCTCAGTCTTCGAACAGGCCCACTATCTTGTGAAATCATAGAGATGTACTGGTCGATGGACGTGCCTCTACCCAGATGATGTAGATACCCGCCATGAGGGGAGTCAGGTCTTCCGTAGTATGGCCGCTTCGTCGCACCAGTTACTCTGGCCCGTCCGGCAATCGGAAGCCGTCAAGGTCATCGGGCTCGTCGATGTCGGTCACCACTCCGTCGTCTTCCACCGGAATCTCCAGCAGGAAGTCCCGGTTCCTCTCTACTATGGCCTTCGCGCCGACGTCTCCGCGCACCTGCGACATCTTCGGGAAGAGTGCTCTATCGAAGAGCACAGGGTTCCCCCTCCTGCCATGATAGACCGGCGCCACGATCCGTTTCTCAGAAGACCGGTAACCGGCGATCAGGGCGTCGACGGTATCCGGGAGGACGGAGGGCTGGTCTGCCAGCACGATCAAGACAGCATCGGCCGTCCCTGCCGCGGCTATGCCCGCCCGGAGCGAACTGCCCATTCCTTCGGCGTACCCTTCGTTGTGGATTACCTCTTCTTTACCGAACTTCACCGCAGCCCTCAACTCTTCCCAGTGCGCTCCCGTGACTACGACCACCCTGTCCACCTTCGTCTTCCGCAGCATGTCCAGGACCCTCTGGAGCATCGGGACGCCGCCGACGTTCAGGGTTTGCTTCGGCCTCCCCATCCTTCTGGACTCTCCCGCGGCCAGGACTATCGCAACGATCAGCATACAGCCGCGATCGCTCGAACAAGAATTATTAAGCTGGAACGTCCTTCTCGCCACGGCGCTCTTGAAACAGGTAGATTTTGCCAAGGCGATGGGCGCCCTTGTGGGGCGAGGCGAACCCTTCGCCGTGGCCACGGTGGTCAAGACCGAGGGGGCATCGATTGGCAAACCCGGGTTCAAACTGATCATCTCCAGCACTGGCGAAGTTCTCTACGGCACCCTGGGGGGCGCATGCCCGGAGTCTGCGGTGGTCCCCTACGCCAAGAAGACCATCAGGACTGGGCTCCCGAAGACCATCAAAGTCTACCTCGAAAGCGTAGAGGACTCTGTGGGTGCGGTCCTGAAGAGTCAAGGCGAGGACGAGGTCCACGTGGAGACCAACTGCGGAGGAAACATGGAACTTTACATCGAACCCTATCTGCCGACGCAGAGGCTTGTCATCGTAGGCCAGGGGGGGAAGGACGACGTGGAAGATGCACTGGTCGGCCTGGGGAAGGTGCTGGACTTCGACGTCGTGGTGATAGACCACAGCCCTGTCCTGACCGAGCAGCCTGACCAGGTAGTAAGAGACCTGGATGGATTCGCCTTTTCGGACTCGGACTCGGTAATCGTCCTCACCAAGGGGGCGAGGGATGTGGAGACTCTGGAGGCGTTGTCCAAATTCAAGCTCAGATACGTGGGGCTTATGGCAAGCGCGCAAAGGGCGAAGGACAACCTGGCCCAGCTGAAGAAGGACGGCGTCCCGGAGGCGTTTCTGTCGTCGCTGAGGACCCCCGTGGGGCTGGACATCGGAGCGATCACCCCCACTGAAATCGCACTAAGCATAATCGCCGAAGTGGTTGCCGACAGATATGGAAAGATCGCGGTGAGGAAAATGCTCGGCAGAAGCGCCGGCTCCGTACGAATCGAGGAATCCGGTTGATTTAGGCCGAGGCCGCCTTCGCCAGGTTGTCGGCCACCTGCCTGATGTACTTTTCGGCTACCCCACCTATCAGCCTCGCCCCGACCCCGGCCATGGTCCCTCCAACCTGAGCCTCAGCGACCCACTTTGCGACGCACCCGTCCTGGGCATCTTCCATTTCCATCTTCATGCTGAGGTCTATCGTGCTCTGCATCCCTCTCCCCTTTCCCACGAGGGTCGCCCTCCTCCCCTCTTCTTTGTCCGCTATGGTGAAGGCGAAGTCGATCGTCCCGCGGATTGGCCCGATCCCGGTTTTCGCCTTGACCATGAAGTGGTCGCCGTCGACGACCTTAGACTCGACGACATCTGGCACTATGGTGATGATGCTCGCCGGGTCGGTTATGAACGAGTAGACCTTCGCCCTGCCAGCGCTGAACTGCACTTTCCCTTCGTAGCGCATCACAGGCTCTCACCCGGAGGTCCCTGGATCTCTCCCTCCTTCCGTCGGGGCGCCGCAGCCCTGAACGACGTCTTCCCTTCTCTGGTGAGCTTGGCGGCGTACCGGACAGACTCGACTATCTTGACGTACCCTGTGCATCTGCATAGGTTGCCCGTGAGCGCTTTCCTAATCTCCTCTTCGTCAGGGTCCGGGTTCTTCTGGATAAGGGCATAGGCAGACACGATCATCCCGGGCGTGCAGAAGCCGCACTGCAGACCATGTTTCTTCCAGAAAGCGTACTGCACCGGGCTCAGGCTGTTCACGTCCCCCAGCCCTTCTATTGTGGTGACCTTCCTTCCCGCGGCCTGGACAGCGAGCACTGTACAGGACTTCACGGCCCTGCCGTCGAGTAGGACGGTGCACGCGCCGCAGTTCGAGGTGTCGCAGCCGACATGGGTGCCTGTGAGGCTGGCCTCCTCCCTGATGAAATCGGAAAGCAGCGTAGTCGCCTCGACATCCGATTCCGTCCTAGTCCCGTTTACTTCCATCTGGACCTTCATCTCTGCCCTCCCGCCCTCTTGAGGGCACTCTCGAGCGCTCTCCTCGCGGCCACCTTCACCATCTCCTGTTTGTACTCCGCCGTCCCTCTGAGATCGGACACTGGCCTGGCCTCCGCAGCCGCCAGCTCCGCTGCCCTGGAGAAGGCACCCGTTCCTGGTCTGCTCCCCTGCACCGCTTCCTCTGCCTTCTTCGGATGTAAAACCGTCGGCCCGACCCCGGTAAGGCCTACGCCGCACTCGCCGACGGTGCCGTCACGAACCCAGACCCTGGCCGCCACCCCGACTATGGCGAAGTCGGTGGCTTGCAGCTGCAGTTTGATGTAGGCGCTCCCCCTGCACCTCTCCGCGTCGAATCTGATCTCCTTCAGGACCTCTCCCCTCCCCGCGGCAGTAGTGAACGTGTCTAGGAAGAACTGCTGCGCCCTCACCCTCCTTTCGCCCTGCCTGCCTACCAGGACCATCTCGGCACTCGAAGCCACGACGACGGCTGGGACGTCGTTAGCAGGGTCCGCATGACAGACATTCCCCCCGATGGTCCCCATATTGCGGACCAGGGGGTCGGCGATGCTCCCAGCGCAGTCTATGAGCGCCGGACACGCCTGCTCCACCGCCCTGGATCCCTCAACGTCGGCCATTTTGGCGAGCCCTCCTATGACTAGGACTCCGTCCTCTTTCCTGATATGGTCCAGCCCCCTCACACGCCCCAGATCGATCACATGACCCGACGAGAAGAGCCCCAGCTTCATCAGCGGGATTATGCTCTGCCCTCCTGCGAGGAACTTGGAGTCTTCTCCATACTTTTCAGCGAGGTCGATGGCTTCTTCGAGGGTCTCAGGCGCGTGGTACTCGAAGGGGTGGAGAATCAAAGGCCGCCACAGGGTGGGGCGAGACTCCAAGCAATAATATTTACTTAGAGTGGTTCCGCACCGATCCCGTTGGCCTCCACGGTGCAGAGCCTGGCGAGGAAGGATGAGGGAGTGCTGGGAAAGCCGATGACGAGGATGGAGGACCCGAAGTTCATCACCGGGACCGGGAAGTTCATCGACGACATCAGACTCCCTGGCATGCTCCGCGCGGCCTTCGTGCGGACGACGTACGCCCACGCCAGAATACTGCAGATCGACATCTCGAAGGCCATCGAGTGCAAGGGGGTGAGGCTCGTCCTCACCGCGGCTGAAATCGCCAACGACATCGCTGAAGTCCCTTCGGTCGGACGGTCCAAGGCGGCGAAAGCGACCCACCGCCGGGTCCTGGCCTCGGAGGAGGTGAACTTCGTCGGCGAGCCCGTCGCCTTGGTGGTGGCGGACGACGAAAGGTCCGCCAGGGAAGGGGCAGAGCTGATTGAGGTGGAGTACGACCAGCTCCCGCCAGTCATAGATCCCGAGAAGGCACTGGAGAAGGGGTCGCCCAAGGTCCACTCCTATCTCAAGGACAACGTGGGTTACCACTTCGAGAAGAGCTTCGGGGACCTCAGGAGAGCGTTCGCCGTGGCCGAGCACATCGTGAGGGTCGACCTCGAGTTTCCGAGGCTCAACGCGGTCCCGCTCGAGCCAAGGGACATCATCGCGTCATATGACGGGGATGGAATCCTGACCGCCTGGGTCGCCAGCCAGTCTCCCCACGAGATGAGAAGCGACCTGGCGTCGATTCTGGGCATGCCCAAGCCGAAGGTGAGGGTGATCGTTTCCGACATGGGGGGCGGGTTCGGCCAGAAGGGGTTCTACCCAGAGTATGCGTCGGTCTGCTACGCCGCGATGAAGCTCAGAAGGCCAGTGAAGTGGGTCGAGTCGAGGGCGGAGAACTTCCTCGCAGCGTCTCAGGGGAGGGGGCAGACGCAGCATGTGGAAGCGGCCGTTACCAAGGACGGCAGGATACTCGGGCTGAAGGTCAAGGTGATCTGCGACGGCGGCGCCTACAGCGACTGGTCCATTTCGATGCCCGAGACGACCGTCCAGATGTCCACCGGAACCTATGACATCGGGGCGTTCAGTGGCGAGGCGTTCACAGCGTTCACAAACAAGTCCCCCATAGGCGCCTACAGGGGGGCGTCAAGACCGGAGGCAGCCTATCTCATCGAGAGGACCATCAACGTCATAGCGAAGGAACTGAAGCTAGACCCGGTGAAGGTCAGGCTGAAGAATTACGTGCCGAGGACGAAGTTCCCCTATCACTCGGCTGGTGGGCTCACCTACGACAGTGGAGACTACGAAGGGAACATGAGGGCGGCCCTGAAGCTGGCGAAGTACGGCGACATGCTCCGCTATCAGAGGACCGCGAGGGCCAGAGGCGAACTCGTGGGCGTGGCCGCGATAACCTACGTGGAGGTCTGTGGTTTCGGGTCAGGATACCCCCAGACGGCAACTGTCACAGTAACGGACCAAGGGGAGGTCATCGTCACCAGCGGCACCACCCCCCACGGCCAGGGTCACTGGACCCCATTCGCGCAGATAGTAGCTGACGAGCTGGGGGTGGAGCCACAGGAGGTCCAGTTCCGGTCAGGAGACACCAACTCATTGCCGTGGTCTACCGTCACGGCCGGGAGCAGGTCGGCAGTGGTCGGAGGGTCCGCCGTGCTGTTAGCGACCCGCAGGGTGAAAGAGAAGATGGCGAAGATTGCGGCGAAGATGCTTGGGACAGGGACGCGGAGGCTGACGTTCTCGAAGGGTAAGATATACGCAGAGGGATCGGGGAAGAAGGCGTCGTTCAAAGAGGTCGCTTCGACCGCCTATCAGCCCACGGAACTGCCCGAAGGAATGGAAGCCTCGCTGTACGAATACTGCGCCTTCGCGCCGCCGGGGAACACCTTCCCGTTCGGCACCCATCTGGCTATGGTGGAAGTGGACAAGGAAACGGGGAAGGTGAAGGTCATCAAGTACGTGGCGGTGGACGACGTCGGGACGGTCCTAAACCCTCTCATAGTGGACGGACAGGTCCAGGGAGGGATTCTGCAGGGGATATCTCAGGCCCTGCTGGAAGGGATAGTCTACGATGATAACGGCCAACTCGTGACTTCCACCCTTTCCGACTACCACATCCCTGTGTCCGACACCGCCCCGTCCATGGAATGCTACAGGACGGAGACCCCCTCCCCGCTCAACCCCCTTGGAGCCAAAGGGGTCGGAGAAGCGGGCACCATAGCGGCCACCCCCGTCATAGCTAACGCAGTAGAGGATGCCCTCTCGCCATTCGAGGCTACCGTGGAGAAGCTCCCGTTGACCCCTTCCTACATCTGGTCCCTCATGAAGGCAGGGAGAAACAGAACCTCGGTGCCATCAGGTCATCGGAAAGCAGGACGTCTCACCCGAAGAAGCAGGCAGTCCCGTCTCAAACGCGGGCTTCCGTGATGGGGTCTCCTGCCTTCACCCATCCTTCTTTGACGACCCTGGCGTACCATCCGCGCCGGCCCAGCATAGTCTTCAGGAACGCCTGTCCTCTCGACCTCACATATGGAAGGAGGAACAGGTTGTCGCAGGGCTCACAGGCCCTTGAAATCTGGAGCCGGGCCTCCCCCGCCGTGAACGCCTTTCCGACGCTAAACGAGGAGTAGGGAATCCCACTGGTGGTGAGGTTCTCGCCCAAGTCTCCTGGCTTCACCGGCCATCCTTCGGCATTGAGCTCCTCGACCGTCTCGATCGGCATTATCAGGACGGCCGAGTCCGGGTCGTCCTCGATTTCTTCATGCCTGTAGACGTTGTAGTCCCCCACAAGGCCCCCCAGACCAACGAAGGCCGAGTCCACGGACTTCTTCGGGAGTCCCCTTTCGCCAGGGGTACGGACCTTTACACTGATCTGGCGGACTGTGCCGGCCACGCAAAGGACCGTTGTCGGTCCCCTAGTTTAGTCTTGGGCACCGGCCCATCCTTTCACGATGTCTTCACGTCTACCGCAGCGCAGCCGACGAACCGTCCAAGCTCTGCGGCTTCTTCGCGTACCAGTGACGAGACCTCCTCCGAAATGTCCGAGAACGACCTGACCTGGATTTGGAGGGTTCCGTTCTTCGTCGTGTAGGACCACACCCCAGCCGCCCTGCCGTCAACCAGAAGGACCGGAGAGACCCACCCTGCGGGCCTGTAGACGTGCCCGTGGTCCGTCGGGCTGACTATGTTGCGGTGGGACTTGTGCCCGAGGAGGAAGGAGTCGAAGAACGGGAGGAGGCGCACGTTGACCTCGTCTAGGTGCGCGCTTTGCAGTTCCTCTAGGTCGCCCGCGAGGACAGAACCGCTTGAGCCTTCCACGTCAACCTGGACCGTCTCCCCTTCTACGCGGGACCAGACATCCTTCGCATCATCGGCTGTCATCCCCGTCCAGGTGCCGAAGTCCGAGACCGTGGACGGTCCGAAAGACCTCAGATACCAGGTGACCAACTCCTTCTCAGCTTCGCGCCGGGGCACGTCTCTCCAGCTTGGTATCCACCTGTCGGCCCGCACGAAAGTGGTCTCGTTGCCGATGCTTGGTCCGGAGCAGTAGACTCCCCGAGCGCCAGCCAGGTGCAGGAGATAGTTCGCTGGGAGGGTAAGGCCTCCCACCTCGACGCAAGGGACCTTCCGCCTGCTCCCCCACCCCCCTCCGTGCGCGTACTTCACCTTCTGGTGAAGAGCCCTGCTTACCATTTCCGCTAGGACGGATTGGGTGACTGGTTCCTGCATCGCCAGAAGCACTTCTTCCACCACCGCGTCGAGCTTCCGTGCCGGTACTCCCTTCGACAGAACCCATCGAATCTCCCGCTCCGCGCGCAGCGCGCTCCCCCTAACGAAGGTGGCCAATTCGCCCGAGGGGACGAGGAACATCGTCCTCCGCATGCACCAGGCCTTCGCAAGTGTCCTTTCCTTCCAGAGGGCCGAGTCCAGCCGGGAGAGTTTCACGCCTTTGACTCTCGCCCAGATGGACATCTGTCCTGCCATGAGCAGTTGCGACTGGGCGCCTCCCATGTCTCTCAATACCGAAGCCAGAGCCGTTCCAGGCTTTCTCCTGACGAGGTTGTGCCTGGAGAGCCTGAAGGCGGCAACCTGCTTCCACGTCACTTTGACCGGACCCGGCGCCGGGGCGCTTCTACCGCGATAGAGGCCCAAACTGTCCTTCCCTCGCGTCACCTGAACGATATCTGGTACGCTTCCTGCCCGTGGTCGGGATACTCTTTCGTCTTGGCTACGGTCGCCTGGAGTTCTATGGATCTGCTCAATGACGGTTCGGCCTCGAGCAGATGACCCATCCTGATGTTGCAGAACGTCTGGCCTTTTACCGCCGCTTCTGCCATTCGTTTCGCTCCCACTACTGCGTGCCCGATTATCGTGAAGTCTCCGGCTATCTCCTCAAGAGCACAGCGCCCCGAGTCCACTCCCAGGGCGAGCCCTACATGGGCGGGCAGGTTCCTGGCGTTTTTCCTGTGTTCGGGGAATATCTCAATTTCGAAGGCTTCGTGCGCCTTCCTGCAGAAGAGCATAGCCTCCCTGAGGAACCTGGAGGGCTTCGTCCCATAGATCCAGTACACCACGAAGCCGTCGCCTGTGAACTTGTCGAACCAACCCATGTTCTCGCGGGCGACGCTTCTCATCTTTTCCGTGAACGCGGTGGTGATTGTCGCGTACTCTCTTGAGGATACTGCCTCCCTCATCAGGTGGGTCGACCCACGGATGTCTCCTATCACGACGTGGATGCCTGTCTGGTCCCCCGCGCCGAGAAGACGAGTGAGCTCTTCTTTGGAGATGGTCTTCTCCCAGTCCGGGGGTGCGTGCAGGTCGAGCTTCTGGAGCGCCTTTGCCCCCCTGGCGTCGGGCTTCACTTCGGGCACACCGGTTAATTTCTGGCCTTATAACTGGATTCGCACTCATCAGCCACCGGACCGCACCCAGGGCGTTCGGCGCGACGTCTCCTCACGAGGGCGGTCGGTCACAGCCGACGAAACTTCGGGCCAGGCCGCCCGGGGGCTGCCGCCGTTGTCAAAGGCTGCCCCTCTCGTTACCAACAACGACCGGTGGAATACCGTCCGACGAGAAAAGACTATAGCCAGACATACTGATCGACCCGATATGAAATCTAGGGTCGGGATCATCGGGAAAGGCAATGTAGGAAACATCCTGAAGGACGGCCTCGAAAGGGCGGGCTATCAGGTCAGGGCAGTTGGGAACGAACCAAGGGCCGTCGTCGAGACGGCGAAGTGGGCAGAGCTGATCATCCTCGCCGTGCCCTTCAAAGCCCTTGACGACGCGGTCAAGGAGATGGGAGACAGTGTCAACGGCAAACCTCTCGTCGATGTCACCAACCTCTACTCTCCGGAGATGCTGGCCGCCGTCGGATCTAAGAGCGGTGCCGAGGTACTCCAGGAAAAGGCGGGGAAGGCCAAGGTCGTGAAGGCGTTCAACACTCACTTCGCGAAGAACATGTCCCGGGGCCGCATCGGGGACGAGCAGCTTACCTTCTTCGTAGCAGGGGATGACAAGGACGCGAAGGCGAAAACATTGGAGCTGGGCAAGGATCTCGGCTTCGACCCTGTGGACGCGGGCCCCCTGTCCAATGCAAAGCTCCTCGAGTCCCTCGGGAACTTGAACATCCAGCTGGGTTACGCCCTTGGGCTGGGCGCCGACATCGGGTTCAAGTTGGTCAGGGCGCAGACGCCGCCCTAGCGCCCCTGGAAGCCTCGCCAGGGCCCTTCATCGCAGGGCGGAAGGAGACGTTGACTCATTTTGACTGCTCAGGAAACCGGTCTTGACCGAGCCAACTTATGCCGAGGGCCGCTTTCATCCCGTAGGGGGTTCTGACGGACTTTCAGCTAGCGAAGGCCAGGGGCGAGTCTCTGAAGAGGGTTTCAAACGACTGGGTTGGCGTCGCATCGTCCCTCGAATCTGAAGAGGCCGCTAGGCGCCTGGGGGACCTCAGCCATCCTCCAGACAGGAGGAAGGCAATGCGTAGTACCGGTCTGGCCCTGGCGGCAGCGCCGGAGCCTGTGACCACGGTCGCCGGCGTCGCTCTTCTCGTAGGCTCGTTGGCAATGAACGACGAGCCAGCCACTCTCGGCACCGTGAGCGACGCTCTCCACACGGATACGAAGGAACTCTCATCCATGCTGGATGGCCTCGATCTTTCGCTCTGAACCGTTCCGCCAACCCG
Proteins encoded in this region:
- a CDS encoding nucleotidyltransferase family protein, with amino-acid sequence MLIVAIVLAAGESRRMGRPKQTLNVGGVPMLQRVLDMLRKTKVDRVVVVTGAHWEELRAAVKFGKEEVIHNEGYAEGMGSSLRAGIAAAGTADAVLIVLADQPSVLPDTVDALIAGYRSSEKRIVAPVYHGRRGNPVLFDRALFPKMSQVRGDVGAKAIVERNRDFLLEIPVEDDGVVTDIDEPDDLDGFRLPDGPE
- a CDS encoding XdhC family protein; the encoded protein is MKQVDFAKAMGALVGRGEPFAVATVVKTEGASIGKPGFKLIISSTGEVLYGTLGGACPESAVVPYAKKTIRTGLPKTIKVYLESVEDSVGAVLKSQGEDEVHVETNCGGNMELYIEPYLPTQRLVIVGQGGKDDVEDALVGLGKVLDFDVVVIDHSPVLTEQPDQVVRDLDGFAFSDSDSVIVLTKGARDVETLEALSKFKLRYVGLMASAQRAKDNLAQLKKDGVPEAFLSSLRTPVGLDIGAITPTEIALSIIAEVVADRYGKIAVRKMLGRSAGSVRIEESG
- a CDS encoding carbon monoxide dehydrogenase subunit G, which translates into the protein MRYEGKVQFSAGRAKVYSFITDPASIITIVPDVVESKVVDGDHFMVKAKTGIGPIRGTIDFAFTIADKEEGRRATLVGKGRGMQSTIDLSMKMEMEDAQDGCVAKWVAEAQVGGTMAGVGARLIGGVAEKYIRQVADNLAKAASA
- a CDS encoding (2Fe-2S)-binding protein, yielding MKVQMEVNGTRTESDVEATTLLSDFIREEASLTGTHVGCDTSNCGACTVLLDGRAVKSCTVLAVQAAGRKVTTIEGLGDVNSLSPVQYAFWKKHGLQCGFCTPGMIVSAYALIQKNPDPDEEEIRKALTGNLCRCTGYVKIVESVRYAAKLTREGKTSFRAAAPRRKEGEIQGPPGESL
- a CDS encoding xanthine dehydrogenase family protein subunit M — encoded protein: MILHPFEYHAPETLEEAIDLAEKYGEDSKFLAGGQSIIPLMKLGLFSSGHVIDLGRVRGLDHIRKEDGVLVIGGLAKMADVEGSRAVEQACPALIDCAGSIADPLVRNMGTIGGNVCHADPANDVPAVVVASSAEMVLVGRQGERRVRAQQFFLDTFTTAAGRGEVLKEIRFDAERCRGSAYIKLQLQATDFAIVGVAARVWVRDGTVGECGVGLTGVGPTVLHPKKAEEAVQGSRPGTGAFSRAAELAAAEARPVSDLRGTAEYKQEMVKVAARRALESALKRAGGQR
- a CDS encoding xanthine dehydrogenase family protein molybdopterin-binding subunit; translated protein: MASTVQSLARKDEGVLGKPMTRMEDPKFITGTGKFIDDIRLPGMLRAAFVRTTYAHARILQIDISKAIECKGVRLVLTAAEIANDIAEVPSVGRSKAAKATHRRVLASEEVNFVGEPVALVVADDERSAREGAELIEVEYDQLPPVIDPEKALEKGSPKVHSYLKDNVGYHFEKSFGDLRRAFAVAEHIVRVDLEFPRLNAVPLEPRDIIASYDGDGILTAWVASQSPHEMRSDLASILGMPKPKVRVIVSDMGGGFGQKGFYPEYASVCYAAMKLRRPVKWVESRAENFLAASQGRGQTQHVEAAVTKDGRILGLKVKVICDGGAYSDWSISMPETTVQMSTGTYDIGAFSGEAFTAFTNKSPIGAYRGASRPEAAYLIERTINVIAKELKLDPVKVRLKNYVPRTKFPYHSAGGLTYDSGDYEGNMRAALKLAKYGDMLRYQRTARARGELVGVAAITYVEVCGFGSGYPQTATVTVTDQGEVIVTSGTTPHGQGHWTPFAQIVADELGVEPQEVQFRSGDTNSLPWSTVTAGSRSAVVGGSAVLLATRRVKEKMAKIAAKMLGTGTRRLTFSKGKIYAEGSGKKASFKEVASTAYQPTELPEGMEASLYEYCAFAPPGNTFPFGTHLAMVEVDKETGKVKVIKYVAVDDVGTVLNPLIVDGQVQGGILQGISQALLEGIVYDDNGQLVTSTLSDYHIPVSDTAPSMECYRTETPSPLNPLGAKGVGEAGTIAATPVIANAVEDALSPFEATVEKLPLTPSYIWSLMKAGRNRTSVPSGHRKAGRLTRRSRQSRLKRGLP
- a CDS encoding MOSC domain-containing protein; the encoded protein is MAGTVRQISVKVRTPGERGLPKKSVDSAFVGLGGLVGDYNVYRHEEIEDDPDSAVLIMPIETVEELNAEGWPVKPGDLGENLTTSGIPYSSFSVGKAFTAGEARLQISRACEPCDNLFLLPYVRSRGQAFLKTMLGRRGWYARVVKEGWVKAGDPITEARV
- a CDS encoding AlkZ family DNA glycosylase, yielding MTWKQVAAFRLSRHNLVRRKPGTALASVLRDMGGAQSQLLMAGQMSIWARVKGVKLSRLDSALWKERTLAKAWCMRRTMFLVPSGELATFVRGSALRAEREIRWVLSKGVPARKLDAVVEEVLLAMQEPVTQSVLAEMVSRALHQKVKYAHGGGWGSRRKVPCVEVGGLTLPANYLLHLAGARGVYCSGPSIGNETTFVRADRWIPSWRDVPRREAEKELVTWYLRSFGPSTVSDFGTWTGMTADDAKDVWSRVEGETVQVDVEGSSGSVLAGDLEELQSAHLDEVNVRLLPFFDSFLLGHKSHRNIVSPTDHGHVYRPAGWVSPVLLVDGRAAGVWSYTTKNGTLQIQVRSFSDISEEVSSLVREEAAELGRFVGCAAVDVKTS
- a CDS encoding NADP oxidoreductase, translated to MKSRVGIIGKGNVGNILKDGLERAGYQVRAVGNEPRAVVETAKWAELIILAVPFKALDDAVKEMGDSVNGKPLVDVTNLYSPEMLAAVGSKSGAEVLQEKAGKAKVVKAFNTHFAKNMSRGRIGDEQLTFFVAGDDKDAKAKTLELGKDLGFDPVDAGPLSNAKLLESLGNLNIQLGYALGLGADIGFKLVRAQTPP